Proteins encoded in a region of the Maniola jurtina chromosome 12, ilManJurt1.1, whole genome shotgun sequence genome:
- the LOC123870140 gene encoding c-Myc-binding protein has translation MSSYKPIDSKREEFRRYLERAGVMDALTKVLVSLYEEPDKPEDALEYVRKHLGTDGGEDELEAARARIAELEAENAMLKEAAPTEG, from the exons ATGTCGTCTTATAAG CCCATTGACTCGAAAAGAGAAGAATTTAGACGGTATTTAGAGCGTGCCGGCGTGATGGACGCTCTAACAAAGGTTCTTGTGAGCCTTTATGAAGAACCTGACAAACCAGAAGATGCCCTGGAATATGTACGTAAACATCTCGGTACTGACGGAGGTGAGGATGAATTGGAGGCAGCAAGGGCCCGCATTGCTGAGCTCGAAGCAGAAAATGCGATGCTCAAAGAAGCAGCGCCAACAGAGGGCTGA
- the LOC123870127 gene encoding T-complex protein 1 subunit theta, protein MALHIPKAPGIPQMLKEGARMYSGLEEAVYRNINACKQFAQSVRSAYGPNGMNKMIINHIDKQFVTSDAGTIIRELDVEHPAARLMVLASQMQDAEVGDGTNFVIVISGALLEAADELLRLGVTTSEIAEGYERALDKCLEILPELVCHEIKDCKNVEEVIKCIKPAIMSKQYGNEDFIASLVARASVAILPDKTTFNVDNVRICKIHGAGLLQSEVLSGMVFKREVEGDVTSASKAKIAIYSCPVDITQTETKGTVLIKSADELLNFSKGEESLLEKQIKDIADTGVKVIVAGAKFGDMALHFLNKYGIMAVRLNSKFDLRRLAKTVNGVVLPRLTTPTAQELGFCDIVRVDEVGDTRVVVFNMESKESRISTVVIRGSTQNYMDDIERAIDDGVNTFKGLAKDGRFVAGAGATEIELAQKLLQYADTLPGLEQYAVRKFAVALESIPRALADNSGANATEVINNIYKAHRENNKYAGFDIDSENNGVCDAKEKGILDLYVLKYWGLKYAVGAATTILKVDQIIMAKRAGGPKAKAKADSDDES, encoded by the exons ATGGCTCTTCACATACCTAAGGCACCGGGTATCCCACAAATGTTGAAAGAGGGGGCACGG ATGTACTCTGGCTTAGAAGAAGCAGTGTACCGCAATATAAATGCTTGCAAACAATTCGCACAAAGTGTACGATCTGCATATGGTCCTAATGGAATGAATAAGATGATCATTAATCACATCGATAAACAGTTTGTGACAAGTGATGCAGGCACCATTATACGAGAGCTGGATGTGGAACACCCTGCGGCCAGGCTTATGGTGTTGGCTAGTCAGATGCAAGATGCAGAAGTCGGTGATGGTACCAATTTCGTAATTGTGATATCTGGCGCCTTACTTGAAGCTGCAGATGAGCTTTTACGTCTCGGAGTTACAACCAGTGAAATTGCAGAAGGATATGAAAGGGCCCTCGATAAATGCTTAGAAATCCTCCCTGAACTTGTTTGTCACGAAATCAAAGATTGTAAAAATGTTGAAGAGGTTATCAAATGTATCAAGCCAGCAATAATGTCCAAACAGTATGGAAATGAAGATTTTATTGCCAGTCTTGTTGCTAGAGCATCAGTGGCAATCCTGCCTGATAAAACTACATTCAATGTAGATAACGTCAGGATATGCAAG atcCATGGAGCCGGTCTACTACAATCAGAAGTCCTTTCAGGCATGGTGTTCAAAAGAGAAGTTGAAGGAGATGTAACAAGTGCCTCAAAAGCTAAAATTGCAATTTACTCATGCCCCGTTGACATCACTCAAACAGAAACAAAGGGCACAGTGCTCATCAAGTCAGCCGATGAGCTTCTAAACTTCAGCAAGGGAGAGGAGTCTCTCCTAGAAAAGCAGATAAAAGATATTGCAGACACTGGGGTCAAAGTGATTGTTGCTGGAGCTAAATTTGGTGATATGGCATTGCATTTCCTCAATAAGTATGGTATAATGGCTGTTCGTCTCAATTCCAAATTTGATCTTCGTCGTCTTGCTAAGACTGTGAATGGTGTT GTACTGCCAAGATTGACTACACCAACAGCTCAAGAACTGGGTTTCTGTGATATAGTCAGAGTGGACGAGGTCGGAGACACGCGCGTAGTTGTGTTCAACATGGAGAGCAAGGAGTCCCGCATCTCCACAGTGGTTATCAGAGGTTCAACACAAAACTATATGGATGACATTGAGAGAGCCATTGATGATGGTGTCAATACATTTAAAGGCCTTGCTAAAGATGGAAG ATTTGTTGCGGGAGCCGGTGCTACTGAAATAGAATTGGCTCAAAAACTCCTGCAGTATGCTGATACACTGCCAGGCTTGGAACAGTATGCTGTTCGTAAGTTTGCTGTAGCACTGGAGAGCATTCCACGAGCTTTGGCTGACAACTCTGGAGCAAACGCCACAGAAGTTATCAACAATATCTACAAAGCACACAGG GAAAATAACAAGTATGCTGGATTTGATATAGATTCAGAAAACAATGGAGTATGTGATGCAAAAGAAAAGGGTATTCTTGATTTATATGTATTGAAGTACTGGGGCCTTAAATATGCTGTTGGTGCTGCAACTACTATTTTAAAGGTTGATCAAATCATCATGGCTAAGAGAGCTGGAGGGCCTAAAGCTAAAGCAAAGGCAGACAGTGACGATGAATCATAA
- the LOC123870123 gene encoding kelch-like protein 5, with product MSNCDSQKPEAAKDNVSTNSIDEGLPRELSQLSLSSGSNPDEFHCNKGHSETTMKNIYGYYQAQKLCDIALIAGGCRIPAHKVVLASCSEYFAAMFTGSLREAQSSEITLKRVDSQTLRSLVHYCYTGIIELSEDTVEILLSTASLLQLHSVTKACCDFLEKQLDPCNCLGIALFAEQQSCLGLHKSALDYTHQHFMQVVKHQEFLALQTEQLSNLLKSDDLNVETEETVFESLMTWVQHDKANRDKHLADLLKLVKLPLLSSEYLIDKVEQACGDVAECQPLIMEAVKWHLLPERRSLLYSHRTRPRTSTIGRLLAIGGMDGYKGASNMEMYDPRTNSWTPFMRMGARRLQFGVAVMQNKLIVVGGRDGLKTLNTVECFDLTSLSWSTLAPMNTHRHGLGVAVLGDGPNSPIYAVGGHDGWIYLNSVERWDACSRTWTIVSPMAGARSTCDVAALRGRLYAVGGRDGGACLRSVECYDPATNHWTNCAPMTRRRGGVSVCAAGGFLYALGGHEAPANTVGGRLACVERYDPAGDAWVLLARLSYGRDAIGSCLLGDRIVAVGGFDGVQYLCVVEMYDSECNSWRKLAPLSTGRAGAAVVAVPPPRNLF from the exons atgtcGAACTGTGATTCTCAAAAGCCAGAGGCGGCTAAAGACAATGTCTCGACTAATTCTATTGATGAAGGATTGCCTCGAGAGCTGAGCCAGCTAAGTCTTTCAAGTGGATCTAATCCCGACGAATTCCATTGTAATAAAGGGCATTCCGAAACCACAATGAAAAACATTTACGGATATTACCAGGCACAAAAGCTATGCGATATTGCGTTAATTGCCGGTGGATGCAG GATTCCAGCACACAAAGTTGTTTTAGCATCTTGCAGTGAGTACTTTGCGGCCATGTTCACAGGCTCCCTACGGGAAGCTCAATCATCAGAAATAACTCTAAAGCGAGTTGACTCACAAACACTAAGATCACTTGTTCATTATTGCTATACGGGcattatag AGCTAAGTGAAGACACTGTAGAGATCTTACTCTCAACAGCCAGCTTGCTGCAACTACATTCAGTTACAAAAGCATGCTGTGACTTTCTAGAGAAACAGTTAGACCCATGCAACTGTCTAGGGATAGCCTTGTTTGCTGAGCAACAATCTTGTTTGGGCTTGCACAAAAGTGCTCTGGATTATACCCACCAACATTTTATGCAG GTTGTAAAGCACCAAGAGTTCCTCGCCTTACAGACTGAACAGTTGTCAAATTTGCTCAAATCAGATGATCTCAATGTAGAGACTGAAGAAACCGTGTTTGAAAGTCTTATGACATGGGTGCAGCACGACAAAGCTAATAGGGATAAGCATTTGGCAGATTTGCTCAAGCTGGTTAAACTGCCCCTTCTCTCATCAGAG TACTTGATAGATAAAGTGGAACAAGCATGTGGTGATGTTGCTGAATGCCAGCCTCTGATAATGGAGGCTGTAAAGTGGCACTTATTGCCAGAAAGGCGGTCCCTTTTGTATTCACACAGGACAAGACCTCGGACTTCCACTATTGGAAGACTTCTGGCTATTGGAGGGATGGATGGATACAAg GGAGCTAGCAACATGGAAATGTATGACCCTCGAACAAATTCATGGACTCCTTTTATGAGAATGGGGGCCAGAAGATTGCAGTTCGGAGTCGCAGTGATGCAAAATAAGCTTATTGTTGTAGGAGGCAGAGATGGATTGAAAACCTTGAATACG GTGGAGTGTTTTGATCTCACGTCATTAAGCTGGAGCACTCTCGCCCCCATGAACACCCACCGGCACGGCCTGGGCGTGGCCGTGTTGGGTGACGGGCCCAACTCCCCCATCTACGCCGTGGGAGGCCACGATGGCTGGATCTATCTCAATTCTGTTGAAAG ATGGGACGCGTGTTCGCGCACTTGGACGATCGTTTCGCCGATGGCGGGCGCGCGCAGCACGTGCGACGTGGCGGCGTTGCGCGGGCGCCTGTACGCCGTGGGCGGGCGCGACGGCGGCGCGTGCCTGCGCTCCGTCGAGTGCTACGACCCCGCCACCAACCACTGGACCAACTGCGCGCCCATGACAAGACGGCGCGGCGGCGTCAGC GTGTGCGCGGCGGGCGGCTTCCTGTACGCGCTGGGCGGGCACGAGGCGCCGGCCAACACGGTGGGCGGGCGGCTGGCGTGCGTGGAGCGCTACGACCCCGCCGGCGACGCGTGGGTGCTGCTCGCGCGCCTGTCCTACGGCCGCGACGCCATCGGCTCCTGCTTGCTGGGTGACAGGATCGTCGCCGTCG GCGGCTTCGACGGCGTGCAGTACCTGTGCGTGGTGGAGATGTACGACTCAGAGTGCAACAGCTGGCGCAAGCTCGCGCCGCTGAGCACGGGGCGCGCGGGCGCCGCAGTCGTGGCAGTGCCGCCGCCGCGGAACCTCTTCTGA